A genomic segment from Candidatus Pacearchaeota archaeon encodes:
- a CDS encoding amidohydrolase family protein has translation MGFVTSRKKIKGIKIFPGHDPIYPTDKRLMPIYRLCVKHNCPVVIHTGWNSNHPEVAKYNNPKHIIKIVKKFPKLRIIISHYYWPEVEYCYRITRGFKNIYFDTSALADEEVIKETGLDKIKKVLEQSIKDNPESVLFGTDYAMCDIKEHIKLINSLKISNENRERVFWKNANKLFRLNLRKRP, from the coding sequence ATTGGGTTCGTTACTTCAAGAAAAAAAATCAAAGGAATAAAGATTTTTCCAGGACATGATCCAATTTATCCAACGGATAAAAGATTAATGCCGATTTACAGACTTTGTGTAAAACATAACTGCCCTGTAGTTATCCACACTGGATGGAATTCAAATCATCCAGAAGTTGCAAAATACAACAATCCAAAACATATTATAAAAATTGTAAAGAAATTTCCTAAATTACGAATTATAATATCTCATTATTATTGGCCAGAAGTAGAATATTGTTATAGAATAACAAGAGGTTTCAAAAACATCTATTTTGATACTTCTGCTCTTGCAGATGAGGAAGTTATAAAAGAAACAGGTTTAGATAAAATAAAAAAAGTTTTAGAGCAATCAATTAAAGACAATCCTGAAAGTGTTTTATTTGGTACGGATTATGCAATGTGTGATATTAAAGAACATATTAAATTGATTAATTCTTTAAAAATTTCAAATGAAAATAGGGAAAGGGTTTTTTGGAAAAATGCAAATAAATTATTTAGACTAAATTTAAGAAAGCGCCCTTGA
- a CDS encoding thioredoxin family protein: protein MKIEIFGSGCPKCKKLEENARKALEEKNKKAEIVKITDLNEIINRGVMATPAIAIDGKLKAYGRIPEVEEIKKWL from the coding sequence ATGAAGATAGAAATATTTGGTTCGGGTTGTCCAAAATGCAAAAAACTAGAAGAAAATGCGAGAAAAGCATTAGAAGAGAAAAACAAAAAAGCCGAAATTGTAAAAATTACAGACCTTAATGAAATAATAAATCGAGGAGTTATGGCTACTCCTGCGATAGCAATTGATGGAAAATTAAAAGCATATGGTAGAATTCCAGAAGTTGAGGAAATAAAGAAGT